GTTGTTCACACACTGCATCCATTACACATCAAATCGGTTTTTAAAAACTTGAACAAGAAGTAGACAGAGAGCATTCATCAGAGCATTAAGCACAGCAACCAACTAACATAGATTTAATGAAACCTAGTTCAGTTCCTACTCTAGAGAGCATCACATCACATTCAGAGCATTTCAAATAATACAACACGGAACCTAGTATTATGAAGATCTAGTTTAGTTTCTAGTCTACCTAGTTAAGTTCGGTTCTACTTCAGCAAGCAACCTACACAGgaacatttttttaaactaaatactACTTCTACTTCAGTTCAGTTTAGTTTGAGTGTTTACCTTTTGGATTTCATTCGAAGCAGACCTTCTCAAGATCAGCCACCTGCACACTGAGGTTATAAACGTCACTAGTGAGATTATCAAGCAGCAAAGTGAGCCTTTTAACATGTGCCTGCACATGGAAACAAAGAAACGTTGTTAGTGACTTAAAAAAACCTAACTTTACAATTATTAACTTGCTATTCGATACTCTCAAAAAAACTTCACTAACCTCAACACTCTCAATCTGTTTATTGAGATTGGGCACCCACTAGATCACCTGGTCAGCCTCCTCCACACGCTTACGCAGGCGTTCCATCTCCTCCTGGACACCTATCACCCAAGGCTGACGATAATgaaacccatcagccttgttgATAACATAAACACATCAGACTTGcacaactaaaataaaattaatactaATTTGCCAAGTGAGAGTAATGCATGGAAGAAGCGGTTTGTATCTCTTACCTCGTAGTTTATGCAGGTGAAGAAGCGCTTCCCAGGAAGAGTATCGTACTCCTCCTTCACCCAAACCTCGTCAATGATTCTCCCACCACAGGGACATCTTCTGGGAATCCCGTATTGTGAATCGGCCACGTTTCCCAACATGTTGAAGTACTCATGTTGCCTCTTtctatctcttctctcttctgcgGGATCCATCTGAACCAGAGAAGCAAACTGATTACAACATAATCATGAAAAATATGACGAAACGAACACTAAATCGAACCCACATGACGTTTTAAAACCACTAATCGAAACCccccaaaatcgattttgaaCCCTAACTCGAAAACCCCAATTCGATTTCCAATCACCGAGAAACCAACCATAAATCGATAAATCGAACCCACATGACGTTTTAAAATCACTAATCGAAAACccccaaaatcgattttgaaCCCTAACTCGAAAACCCCAATTCGATTTCCAATCACCGAGAAACCAACCATAAATCGATAAATCGAACCCCGCATGAGGTTTACAACCATAAATCTGAACCCCCGTATCGATTTCGAACCCTAACTCGAAACCACAAAATCTATTTTGAATTCCCGAGATCGATTTCGACCCCAAAAAGCTTCTATCTAACCGTGAATCCACTCGATACTCACCTGAGCTCGTGGATGAGACACTCCGTCATCGATTCGAAGGAGAAAATTGGAGAAAGGTCGGCGTCGCACGAGATATTGCCTCTCGGACCGAAACCCTTTTTTTCAGAAATGAGAGAAAATGATTTCTCTCCGCTTTCCTCCTCGTGAACTCAATAACGCGTCTCCAATGGATGGCTGACACCTGGCGTGAACCCGTTTCATACGGGGTCACTCGTAGGACGCGGGTCGCGGAATTAAacccattttttctttttttttgcttccggGCCTATGAACCTGAGCCCATGAACCCCTTTGTAACTCTCAATGGGGCTGCTCTTAAATTGTGTCCATGTCTTTTTATTCCAACAAGAAAAAGGTAATAAATCAACCCATTTTAAGTCATGGGTATTGAGTGGGCCTGTCTAAAGCCCAAAACATAGTGCATAATAAAAGAGTAAATAATGTTAATTTACTCTGTATTAAACTCACAAAAGTCTCTCTACTTTCATCATCGTCGCCGATTTGCCACTGACCTATACGGGCAGAAGCTAATCCGCATCTGTTCATCTCCGGTGAGTTCCTCTGTTCTTAATTTTGCTCTTTTGAATCTTCATTACTTATCCATTGCGGTGATTATGGTGAATTCGTGAATGTACTTTGGAATTCTATATTTCTAGTTGAACTTTAGGATTGCTTTCTCTCAAATTTTCCCCTAAACAGTAGTCGGACTAAATCGGATTTTCTTCGATTTTGTtgtgggaagaagaagaagatgagtaaCACACCAGCAGCAGCGCCGACTTCATCGTCTAAATCGAAAGCTGCCGGAAGTTCTCAGGCGCCGGAAAAGCGCAAACCCCTCTTCCAAAAAGAATGTACATAgttgattctctttttttttttttgtattctatcattttttttgttttatgtgtgggtgttttattttttgatctTTGGTGATTTACAGTGCAGCATATGATGTATGGATTTGGCGATGAGCAGAACgtaagctttcttcttcttttctactTCATATTACTGAATCACTCGTATATAGATAGATAACAAGTAATAAGTGTCACGCTGATGCATATCTAACCAACATCTATTCAAATCTTTGGTATATGGATGGTGAAACTAATGCAAAGATACTCGTCTTTTTAGCCTCTCCCAGAGACTGTCGCCCTTGTTGAAGATATTGTCGTTGAATACGTCACTGATTTGGTATTTGAGTTCCTCTCATCTTTTTTTTACTACTAGTGGACTTGAGATAGAAGCTTGAGTAGTATATTCTGGCTTCTGCTAACCTGGAAagagatttttttctttcttaattaatgttttaagaCACATAAGGCTCAGGAGATTGGCACGAAGCGAGGAAGGCTACTGGTTGATGACTTCTTGTATCTAATCCGCAAGGTAAAATTACTCACTCGCTCAGTCTAGCTACGGTTTTGTATTCTATCATGTATGACTCTGACTGACTGgtgttcttttttaaaaattttggtttgatgCAGGATTTGCCAAAACTTAATCGGTGTAGGGAACTATTGGCAATGCAGGAAGAGCTGAAACAAGCACGTAAAGCTTTTGATGTTGACGAAGAGAAGATCACTTccctcgattgattgattgattcatCCTTCTTTCTTATCCAGTTAGCTTTTCTTTTTGGGGTAAAATCTTCTGAGTGGTGTTGCTTTTGAACTCAAGACtgtaaaaaaaatacacaaattaTATATGTCACCAAGTGAAATTGAAATTTACCCGACTAGTGAATGTTGTCCGGATGACGAAACTACGGTAACTTGTTTTGTAAACTCCGGTACGGTCAACAAGTAGAGTGGAATATGGAACATAAAGCAATGTAATGAAAACTCTACAACCTCCAAACTTAACAGGCATGTGATAGCTTGGCACCGCGGATGAGTCGTAAAAGAGAGCTGCAATGATATTCAAATGAAATGCATAACGCGCCTGAAACTTTTCCTCGTAAATGAGAGACGAGTGGTTCTAAACTAAAGAAGCTGTAAATGCTATAAGTGCCTAAATAAACTTTTTCAATTAGCTTCAATGGTTCTTCCGAAGCTGGAAAAAAAAGGAACTAGGATCAAAAGAGAATAGGTTCTTCCTGTTGTGGATAACAGTTAATGCATGGTCCAAAAAGGTTTTTGTTCTTCAAATCAAAGCTGTAAAAATTAATTCGTATCAGAttccaaagttttttttttgcttttgaagGTTCTTAAATGAAAGTCAAGTCCTTTTAAAATGGAGAATTCAGCCAAAAAAAACCTCAAGTTTACACGAATTGCcaaaataaacataaacttttgggttgaccaaaaaaacaccaaactttcagACCCCTtgattcgaacccaggttggtTGGTCAAATGGAAAGGTATTTTACCACTGGGCTACTGGCACTTTCAATAtacttactaacatgtttacttttatttggtacatattatatataaaaaattctctaaaaacttaataaaatctttaaaattccaaaaaaaaattaaaaaaataaagaagatttttataaaattaatttagaaattaaaattaaaaataaaattttatttttcttttaaaaaaataaaagctcttccaaaattttctacaaacttaaaaagatctttaaaattccaaaaaattgaaaaaataaagaaattttttataaaattaattttaaaattaaaatagaaaataaaattttattttttattttcaattcgtGAAAagttcgtgttttttttttaaagaaaaaataaaattttattttctattttaatttcaaaattaattttataaaaaaaaccttGCCATTTGACCAACCAACCTGGGTTCGAACCAAGGGTCTACATATTTTTGGTCAGCCCAAaagtttatgtttcttttggcaattcgtgcaaagctgaggtttttttttgcagaattcTCTTTTAAAATGCCAttcatgtttctgtttctttctttcaccACTGCAAAAATGCTCTCTTCCTCCCTGGCAATGgagttcctctgtttcttcaCTCTGCTTTTGCTTTCACATTCTGTTGCGTTGAATATAACAGAGAAAATGCAGACGGAATGTGAAATGTGCTTAGAATGTGAGAATCCATGTGATCAGCCACCACCACCGCAAGAGATACTCTGTCCTCCAACTCTTCCACCACCTCCGCCGCCTGAGATACTCTGTCCTCCACCTCTCCCACCACCTCCACCGCCTCCGTTAGAGATTTTTTGTCCCCCACCACCACCGCCTTCTCCTCCTCCGCCACCCCCATCACCGCCACCGCCCTGTACGCACTGCCCACTACCACTTCCACCACCGCAGCCGCCGATTTGTGACGAATGCGTTCATAATAAGCCGAGACCGCCGATCATTATCACCGCAGCAGCAGCTTCACGGGAGGTTTCAGCTTCTAT
The window above is part of the Brassica napus cultivar Da-Ae chromosome C8, Da-Ae, whole genome shotgun sequence genome. Proteins encoded here:
- the LOC106386154 gene encoding transcription initiation factor TFIID subunit 13 isoform X2 yields the protein MLIYSVLNSQKSLYFHHRRRFATDLYGQKLIRICSSPKKMSNTPAAAPTSSSKSKAAGSSQAPEKRKPLFQKELQHMMYGFGDEQNPLPETVALVEDIVVEYVTDLTHKAQEIGTKRGRLLVDDFLYLIRKDLPKLNRCRELLAMQEELKQARKAFDVDEEKITSLD
- the LOC106386154 gene encoding transcription initiation factor TFIID subunit 13 isoform X3; translation: MLIYSVLNSQKSLYFHHRRRFATDLYGQKLIRICSSPKMSNTPAAAPTSSSKSKAAGSSQAPEKRKPLFQKELQHMMYGFGDEQNPLPETVALVEDIVVEYVTDLTHKAQEIGTKRGRLLVDDFLYLIRKDLPKLNRCRELLAMQEELKQARKAFDVDEEKITSLD
- the LOC106386154 gene encoding transcription initiation factor TFIID subunit 13 isoform X1, giving the protein MLIYSVLNSQKSLYFHHRRRFATDLYGQKLIRICSSPKKKMSNTPAAAPTSSSKSKAAGSSQAPEKRKPLFQKELQHMMYGFGDEQNPLPETVALVEDIVVEYVTDLTHKAQEIGTKRGRLLVDDFLYLIRKDLPKLNRCRELLAMQEELKQARKAFDVDEEKITSLD
- the LOC106383433 gene encoding arp2/3 complex-activating protein rickA gives rise to the protein MLSSSLAMEFLCFFTLLLLSHSVALNITEKMQTECEMCLECENPCDQPPPPQEILCPPTLPPPPPPEILCPPPLPPPPPPPLEIFCPPPPPPSPPPPPPSPPPPCTHCPLPLPPPQPPICDECVHNKPRPPIIITAAAASREVSASISLATALAFLVSSLLH